One segment of Actinomyces sp. 432 DNA contains the following:
- a CDS encoding DUF4342 domain-containing protein — MSTDTHGSSGTNYDSGYDSAGGVPRTVVDWITVAGDQLIATVKQLVADGSVRRVILRDSSGREFLSVPLTASAVVDGITVLAAPVLAAIGVVAAMVAEVTLEVERVDRGSSTNGESGVDPTGEEPLPNPGPEA, encoded by the coding sequence ATGAGCACAGACACTCACGGATCCTCAGGCACCAACTACGACTCCGGCTACGATTCGGCGGGCGGGGTGCCGCGCACCGTGGTTGACTGGATCACCGTCGCCGGCGATCAGCTCATCGCAACCGTTAAGCAGCTGGTGGCCGACGGGAGTGTCCGTCGGGTCATCCTGCGCGACTCCTCCGGCAGGGAGTTTCTGAGCGTGCCCCTGACGGCGAGCGCAGTTGTTGACGGCATTACGGTGCTGGCTGCGCCGGTGCTTGCCGCCATCGGCGTTGTCGCAGCCATGGTCGCAGAGGTCACTCTTGAGGTGGAGCGCGTCGACCGCGGTAGCAGCACAAACGGTGAATCCGGGGTTGATCCCACCGGCGAGGAGCCACTGCCTAATCCCGGCCCGGAGGCATAA
- the pknB gene encoding Stk1 family PASTA domain-containing Ser/Thr kinase: protein MLAGRYELRELIGRGGMAEVHLGYDTRLSRIVAIKLLRSDIAGDPTFQARFRREAQSAAALNHPSIVAVYDSGEEELTQPDGSTRVVPFIVMEYVEGHTVRELLGEGEAVPIPEAVEITTGVLDALEYSHRAGIVHRDIKPGNIMLTQAGAVKVMDFGIARAVEDSAATVTQTHAVVGTAQYLSPEQARGEVVDARSDLYSTGCLLYELLTGQPPFTGDSAVAIAYQHVREIPKTPSSIAADIPDSLDRVVLKALAKNRDDRYQDAAHMRADLLAAARGLDVAAPATDTWAATAVMAPEAAAAAPSPEEESAAPSEEEEQPRRRWWLWVLVLIALIGLGTLLGLSASGFFGGGPTPTPTPTATAVAVPNVSGMSESDAQAAIEGLGLVYEKGEDVNSDTVDAGLAVSTDPGDGTSVLLGSTVTVHFSSGSAMVDVPDVTGKSQADARTAITDAGLSVGDVTTEDSADVASGAVIRTDPVAGTPVERGSTVSLVVSSGKTTVPNVVGMSQEEGQAAITAAGLNYNSSTVEETTNDESKDDQYVVTAVDPGAGSSVDTGQSVTLTITHYTYQAPATIAPTQQPTTAQSAEANDDEHNQADQ, encoded by the coding sequence ATGCTCGCCGGACGGTACGAGCTGCGAGAGCTCATCGGTCGCGGCGGCATGGCCGAGGTGCACCTCGGTTATGACACGCGTCTGAGCCGAATCGTCGCCATCAAGCTGCTGCGCTCGGACATCGCCGGAGACCCCACCTTCCAGGCGCGGTTTCGGCGGGAGGCGCAGTCTGCGGCTGCCCTGAACCATCCGTCGATTGTGGCCGTATACGACTCCGGTGAGGAGGAACTGACCCAGCCCGACGGCTCAACCCGGGTCGTCCCCTTCATCGTCATGGAGTACGTCGAGGGGCACACGGTGCGTGAGCTCCTCGGCGAGGGCGAGGCGGTACCGATCCCGGAGGCGGTGGAGATCACCACCGGAGTACTCGACGCCCTGGAGTACTCCCACCGCGCCGGCATCGTGCACCGCGACATCAAGCCCGGCAACATCATGCTCACCCAGGCCGGCGCCGTGAAGGTCATGGACTTCGGCATCGCCCGGGCCGTGGAGGACTCTGCCGCTACCGTCACCCAGACGCACGCCGTGGTCGGTACCGCCCAGTACCTGTCCCCGGAGCAGGCCCGCGGCGAGGTGGTCGATGCCCGCTCTGACCTGTACTCCACCGGCTGCCTGCTGTATGAGCTGCTCACCGGCCAGCCGCCCTTCACCGGCGACTCGGCGGTGGCGATCGCCTACCAGCACGTTCGGGAGATCCCGAAGACGCCGTCGTCCATCGCCGCCGACATCCCCGACTCCCTGGACCGGGTGGTCCTCAAGGCCCTGGCCAAGAACCGGGATGACCGCTACCAGGACGCCGCGCATATGCGGGCCGATCTGCTGGCGGCTGCCCGCGGCCTGGACGTGGCCGCGCCGGCTACCGACACCTGGGCGGCCACCGCCGTCATGGCCCCGGAGGCCGCCGCTGCCGCACCCTCCCCGGAGGAGGAGTCGGCGGCGCCGTCGGAGGAGGAGGAGCAGCCGCGTAGGCGCTGGTGGCTGTGGGTGCTTGTCCTGATTGCCCTAATCGGCCTGGGCACGCTGCTGGGGCTGTCCGCCTCAGGGTTCTTCGGTGGCGGCCCGACCCCCACCCCGACGCCGACCGCCACGGCTGTGGCCGTGCCGAACGTGTCCGGCATGAGCGAGTCCGATGCACAGGCCGCCATTGAGGGCCTGGGGCTGGTTTACGAGAAGGGTGAGGACGTCAACTCAGACACGGTTGACGCCGGCCTGGCCGTATCCACCGACCCCGGCGACGGTACCTCGGTGCTGCTGGGCTCCACCGTCACCGTGCACTTCTCCTCCGGTTCGGCCATGGTGGATGTACCCGACGTGACCGGCAAGTCCCAGGCCGATGCCCGTACGGCGATCACCGACGCCGGCCTGAGCGTCGGTGACGTAACCACCGAGGACTCCGCCGACGTCGCCTCTGGCGCGGTCATCCGCACCGACCCGGTGGCCGGAACCCCGGTGGAGCGCGGCTCGACGGTCTCCCTAGTGGTGTCTTCGGGCAAGACCACGGTGCCGAATGTGGTTGGCATGTCGCAGGAGGAGGGGCAGGCCGCAATTACTGCCGCCGGCCTGAACTACAACAGCTCCACGGTGGAGGAGACCACCAATGATGAGAGCAAGGACGACCAGTACGTTGTCACCGCGGTAGACCCGGGCGCGGGATCCTCGGTTGACACCGGCCAGTCGGTGACGCTGACCATCACTCACTACACCTACCAGGCGCCTGCCACCATCGCTCCGACGCAGCAGCCCACAACCGCGCAGTCCGCCGAGGCGAATGACGACGAGCACAACCAGGCCGACCAGTAA
- a CDS encoding peptidylprolyl isomerase — MEATLHTSLGDIRLELFPAQAPETVANFVGLATGEKTWTDPRTGEQSNAPLYEGVVFHRVIPGFMIQGGDPLGTGTGGPGYVFDDEIDPSLTFTAPYVLAMANAGRRLGKGTNGSQFFITTAPTEWLQGKHTIFGAVADEASRRVVDAISAVATDPRDRPLEDVVITSVTIQR; from the coding sequence ATCGAAGCGACACTGCACACCAGCCTCGGCGATATTCGACTCGAACTCTTCCCCGCGCAGGCGCCGGAGACCGTCGCCAACTTTGTTGGCCTAGCCACCGGTGAGAAGACCTGGACGGATCCGCGCACGGGCGAGCAGTCCAACGCCCCCCTGTACGAGGGTGTCGTCTTCCACCGGGTGATCCCGGGCTTCATGATCCAGGGCGGTGACCCGCTGGGCACCGGCACCGGCGGTCCCGGCTACGTCTTCGACGACGAGATCGACCCCTCCCTGACCTTCACGGCACCCTACGTGCTGGCCATGGCCAATGCCGGCCGCCGCCTGGGCAAGGGCACCAACGGCTCCCAGTTCTTCATCACTACCGCCCCCACCGAGTGGCTGCAGGGCAAGCACACGATCTTCGGCGCCGTCGCCGACGAGGCGTCCCGCCGGGTGGTGGACGCCATTTCCGCTGTGGCCACGGACCCGCGCGACCGCCCGCTCGAGGACGTTGTTATCACCTCGGTGACCATCCAGCGATGA
- a CDS encoding DUF3566 domain-containing protein has product MSQPESYPPAQGGQNQSPAAAEPAAPATSQTVPEPNDGEHKPAKTIVGPRRVRLALTRIDPWSVMKASFLLSVAAGIMLVVAAAFVWFMLDAMHVFSTIQDLVGTVMDSSNNAYSALIEYMKFSRAISMATVIAVVNIILMTALATIGAFLYNITAALVGGVHLTLADE; this is encoded by the coding sequence ATGAGTCAGCCGGAGTCCTACCCGCCCGCCCAGGGCGGACAGAACCAGTCCCCCGCCGCGGCCGAGCCGGCGGCACCCGCGACGTCCCAGACTGTCCCCGAGCCGAATGACGGCGAGCACAAGCCCGCCAAGACAATCGTCGGCCCGCGCCGGGTCCGGCTCGCCCTGACGCGAATCGACCCGTGGTCGGTGATGAAGGCGTCCTTCCTGCTGAGTGTGGCCGCCGGCATCATGCTGGTGGTAGCTGCCGCCTTCGTGTGGTTCATGCTGGATGCGATGCACGTGTTCTCCACCATCCAGGACCTGGTGGGCACGGTGATGGACTCCAGCAACAACGCCTACTCGGCACTGATCGAGTACATGAAGTTCTCCCGCGCCATCTCCATGGCCACGGTGATCGCCGTCGTCAACATCATCCTGATGACCGCCCTGGCGACGATCGGCGCGTTCCTGTACAACATCACGGCTGCGCTCGTCGGTGGGGTTCATCTCACACTCGCGGACGAGTGA
- a CDS encoding aldo/keto reductase, whose translation MSAAIPAPALPLRQGTAGADPVAIPQLGFGTYKVGDADAERAVSQALEAGYRHIDTAQMYGNEAGVGRALAASGIPREQLWVTSKLNNPNHRRDDALRSFDATLRDLQLEVLDLFLVHWPLANAPGIDLVDTWRTMIEILRSGRVRAIGVSNYQAEHLRTIIDATGVVPAINQIELHPYLIQRELRNVHEELGIVTESWSPLGRGRLLEDPELVRVAAELGVTPAQVIVRWHLQHGLVVIPKTTHAVRMRENADVFSFALSPEQMAAVDALDRGMRTGSHPDQVQV comes from the coding sequence ATGAGCGCCGCCATTCCTGCACCTGCCCTTCCACTCCGCCAGGGCACTGCGGGCGCCGATCCCGTGGCGATCCCGCAGCTCGGATTCGGGACCTACAAGGTTGGTGACGCGGATGCCGAGCGTGCCGTCAGTCAGGCACTGGAAGCCGGGTACCGCCATATCGACACCGCCCAGATGTACGGCAACGAGGCCGGCGTGGGGCGGGCGCTGGCCGCCTCCGGCATCCCCCGTGAGCAGTTGTGGGTCACCTCCAAGCTGAACAACCCTAATCACCGCCGTGACGACGCGCTGCGCAGTTTTGATGCCACCTTGCGGGACCTGCAATTGGAGGTCTTGGACCTGTTCCTGGTGCACTGGCCGCTGGCCAACGCCCCTGGGATCGACTTGGTGGACACCTGGCGCACCATGATTGAGATCCTCCGCTCCGGGCGCGTGCGCGCGATAGGCGTTTCCAACTATCAGGCCGAGCACCTGCGCACCATTATTGACGCCACCGGGGTGGTGCCGGCCATCAACCAGATCGAGCTGCACCCGTACCTGATCCAGCGGGAACTGCGCAATGTCCACGAGGAGCTCGGCATCGTCACTGAGTCCTGGTCGCCGCTCGGCCGCGGCCGCCTGCTGGAGGATCCCGAGCTGGTTCGGGTTGCCGCGGAGCTGGGTGTCACGCCCGCACAGGTTATTGTCCGCTGGCACTTGCAGCACGGCCTGGTGGTCATTCCTAAGACCACGCATGCCGTGCGCATGCGCGAGAATGCCGACGTGTTCAGCTTTGCGCTGAGCCCAGAGCAAATGGCCGCCGTCGACGCCCTGGACCGGGGAATGCGCACCGGCTCGCACCCTGATCAGGTGCAGGTCTGA
- a CDS encoding serine/threonine-protein kinase has protein sequence MKPEPGLELQGRYRLVERIALGGMGEVWRATDLRSGRAVAAKILRPELAGDEIFLSRLRAEAANSRGLRHPNLAVVLDSGERRGSGWIVMELVQGRALSDILAERGTMPPEEILPILAQVARALQVVHDSGVVHRDVKPSNILINREGLAKLTDFGISMGVNQRPMTATGMVMGTAQYLAPEQAMGNMATPSGDLYALGVIAYEALAGRRPFTGSTQVDIAFAHVNQPVPPLPDDLPEQVREVVMELLAKKAADRPRTARELARRLDRIVVNLPAESWDPRQAPTWRATGRRRAERPGGSGGSAAGGADTSATTGAAGATGNAATGNSTNAGAGGQPTANQPHTAVGGAQADREPPTATRSIPAADQTRSAVADAPEAGHAATRHASGRERFGLPAGTIRIVVIILILLALLLTTGTLASAHPGASRDSAVASTTSSKEAL, from the coding sequence GTGAAACCCGAGCCTGGACTGGAGCTGCAGGGGCGCTACCGCCTGGTAGAGCGCATCGCCCTGGGCGGCATGGGGGAGGTGTGGCGCGCCACGGACCTGCGTTCCGGGCGCGCGGTGGCGGCGAAGATCCTGCGTCCCGAGCTCGCCGGGGATGAGATCTTTCTGTCCCGGCTGCGGGCCGAGGCCGCCAACTCCCGGGGGCTGCGGCACCCGAACCTGGCCGTGGTCCTGGACTCCGGTGAGCGGCGCGGCTCCGGCTGGATCGTCATGGAGCTGGTGCAGGGCAGGGCCCTGTCAGACATCCTCGCCGAGCGGGGCACCATGCCCCCGGAGGAGATCCTGCCGATCCTGGCACAGGTCGCCCGCGCCCTGCAGGTGGTGCACGACTCCGGCGTCGTGCACCGGGACGTCAAGCCCTCGAACATCCTGATCAACCGGGAGGGGCTGGCCAAGCTCACCGACTTCGGCATTTCCATGGGCGTCAACCAGCGGCCCATGACAGCCACGGGCATGGTCATGGGAACGGCTCAATACCTGGCCCCCGAGCAGGCCATGGGCAATATGGCAACGCCGTCCGGGGACTTGTACGCGCTGGGGGTCATCGCCTACGAGGCACTGGCCGGACGGCGCCCCTTCACCGGCTCCACCCAGGTTGACATCGCCTTCGCCCATGTCAACCAGCCGGTTCCACCGCTGCCCGACGATCTGCCGGAGCAGGTACGGGAGGTGGTCATGGAGCTGCTCGCCAAGAAGGCCGCCGACCGGCCCCGCACCGCGCGTGAGCTCGCCCGCCGCCTGGACCGGATTGTGGTCAACCTGCCGGCGGAGTCCTGGGATCCGCGCCAGGCCCCCACCTGGCGCGCCACCGGGCGCAGGCGCGCCGAGCGCCCTGGCGGCAGTGGCGGCTCTGCGGCCGGGGGCGCCGATACCTCCGCTACCACCGGCGCCGCTGGTGCCACCGGGAACGCCGCCACCGGCAACAGCACCAACGCGGGCGCAGGCGGGCAGCCGACCGCGAACCAGCCGCATACCGCGGTCGGCGGCGCGCAGGCGGACCGGGAGCCGCCCACCGCGACCCGCTCCATCCCCGCTGCGGATCAGACCCGCTCCGCCGTCGCCGACGCCCCCGAAGCCGGTCACGCGGCAACCCGGCACGCTTCCGGCAGGGAACGGTTCGGGCTGCCCGCCGGCACCATCCGGATCGTGGTCATCATCCTGATCCTGCTCGCTCTGCTGTTAACGACGGGTACCCTTGCTTCAGCGCACCCGGGCGCCTCACGTGATTCAGCGGTCGCGTCAACCACCTCTTCAAAGGAGGCACTGTGA
- a CDS encoding cell division protein CrgA, whose product MARTEGEKKTRPERSGNPAKRAAAERARIEESRAAANRVSRVPRKVKENGSPRWYAPLMVTLLVVGLLWVVVTYLFKGAYPLPYFVENHASDWLVNGNLYVGFAIMLVGFLGLLRWK is encoded by the coding sequence GTGGCGCGGACTGAGGGTGAGAAGAAGACGAGGCCGGAGCGCTCCGGTAACCCGGCCAAGCGGGCTGCGGCGGAGCGTGCGCGTATTGAGGAGTCCCGGGCCGCCGCCAACCGTGTCTCCCGCGTGCCTCGCAAGGTTAAGGAGAATGGCTCACCGCGCTGGTACGCCCCGCTGATGGTCACGCTCCTGGTGGTTGGCCTGCTGTGGGTGGTGGTCACCTACCTGTTCAAGGGTGCCTACCCGCTGCCGTACTTCGTTGAGAACCATGCCAGTGACTGGCTGGTAAACGGCAACCTGTATGTGGGCTTCGCGATCATGCTGGTGGGTTTCCTGGGCCTGTTGCGCTGGAAGTAG
- a CDS encoding class E sortase: MTAKSARRHAGRRRRGRRVFNSVLFGLGELLITAGLVVALFLVWQLWWTGLEANARADAVATGFVSTQVDSPNVEGTRHYDDPPEVAPVGYGQVIGMLVVPKWYGVTNNNMPILEGIGADVLDQAAAGHYPDTQQLGAIGNFAIAGHRRTNGNSFRRIDLLEEGDEIIVATRDTWYVYTVTSHEIVEPTDVDVIAPVPGEPGVAPTERMLTMTTCHSLTVGEWGNDHRWITHAKFAYWMERAEGRPASVLNDEGVN, encoded by the coding sequence ATGACGGCAAAGAGTGCCCGGCGCCATGCCGGACGGCGTCGGCGAGGCAGGCGGGTATTTAACTCCGTCCTGTTCGGACTGGGTGAGCTGCTGATTACCGCCGGCCTGGTGGTGGCACTGTTCCTGGTGTGGCAGCTGTGGTGGACGGGTCTGGAGGCGAATGCCAGGGCCGACGCCGTGGCCACCGGCTTCGTTTCCACCCAGGTTGATTCCCCTAATGTTGAGGGCACCAGGCACTATGACGATCCGCCCGAGGTGGCACCCGTGGGCTACGGGCAGGTGATTGGGATGCTCGTTGTGCCCAAGTGGTACGGCGTCACTAACAACAACATGCCGATCCTGGAGGGTATAGGTGCCGACGTGCTGGATCAGGCGGCTGCCGGTCACTACCCCGATACCCAGCAGCTCGGCGCCATCGGCAACTTCGCCATCGCCGGCCACCGCCGCACCAACGGAAACTCCTTCAGGCGCATTGACCTGCTGGAGGAGGGCGATGAGATCATCGTGGCCACCCGTGATACCTGGTACGTGTATACGGTTACGAGCCACGAGATTGTTGAGCCCACCGATGTTGACGTGATCGCCCCGGTACCGGGTGAGCCCGGCGTCGCCCCCACCGAGCGCATGCTGACCATGACTACTTGCCACTCGCTGACTGTGGGCGAATGGGGCAATGATCATCGCTGGATCACTCACGCGAAGTTTGCGTACTGGATGGAGCGCGCGGAGGGTCGTCCTGCCTCGGTGCTCAATGACGAGGGGGTCAACTGA
- a CDS encoding rhomboid family intramembrane serine protease, protein MTGPNPQDGTAPVCPRHPERVAYVRCQRCDRPACPECQVPSAVGIHCVDCARRASSGRRGVRTVLGGTAVADALVTKLLVGICVAVYLMQMVYPAVTGWFDFVPALAAAQPWRFLSTAFLHGSLVHLAMNMWALWVLGSQLEPLLGRWRFVALAALSALGGSTAIYWLATPTAWSWVTGTVGASGAIFGLFAAVFVIQRRFGRDTSTIVGLLVINMVISVVGANISWQGHLGGFLTGLALAAVYAWAPRGRQTAVGLWGTAAVAVVLVALATIRLLLV, encoded by the coding sequence ATGACCGGACCCAACCCGCAGGACGGCACGGCGCCGGTGTGCCCGCGCCACCCCGAGCGGGTGGCCTACGTGCGCTGCCAGCGCTGTGATCGCCCGGCCTGCCCGGAGTGTCAGGTACCCAGCGCCGTCGGTATTCACTGTGTGGACTGTGCTCGCCGGGCGAGCTCCGGTAGGCGCGGCGTGCGCACCGTGCTGGGCGGTACCGCAGTAGCGGATGCGTTGGTCACCAAGCTGCTAGTGGGTATTTGTGTGGCCGTCTACCTGATGCAGATGGTCTACCCCGCGGTCACCGGTTGGTTCGACTTCGTCCCCGCACTGGCCGCAGCCCAGCCCTGGCGCTTCCTGTCCACCGCGTTCCTGCACGGATCGCTGGTGCACCTGGCCATGAACATGTGGGCACTGTGGGTGCTCGGCAGCCAGCTTGAGCCGCTGCTGGGCCGTTGGCGGTTCGTCGCCCTGGCGGCACTGAGCGCCCTCGGCGGGTCGACGGCGATCTACTGGCTGGCAACGCCGACAGCGTGGTCCTGGGTCACGGGAACCGTGGGGGCGTCTGGCGCCATCTTCGGACTGTTTGCCGCCGTGTTCGTGATTCAGCGGCGTTTTGGGCGGGATACCTCCACCATCGTGGGCCTGCTGGTGATCAACATGGTGATCTCGGTGGTAGGGGCAAATATCTCCTGGCAAGGACACCTGGGGGGCTTCCTTACCGGGCTCGCATTGGCAGCGGTCTACGCCTGGGCGCCACGCGGGCGCCAGACCGCCGTTGGCCTGTGGGGTACCGCCGCCGTAGCGGTGGTGCTAGTTGCCCTGGCTACCATCCGCCTGCTTCTGGTCTAA
- a CDS encoding DLW-39 family protein produces the protein MKGRVLLVAAVFSFLGVVGYATWLKLEAARAERAAWAEVTDPVA, from the coding sequence ATGAAGGGCCGAGTACTCCTGGTCGCCGCGGTTTTTTCGTTCCTCGGGGTCGTCGGCTACGCCACTTGGCTGAAGCTGGAGGCGGCTCGGGCGGAGCGGGCTGCATGGGCGGAGGTCACCGACCCCGTCGCATGA
- the gyrA gene encoding DNA gyrase subunit A → MSDETTELPAVEPTGDRIHPVDLQMEMQRSYLDYAMSVIVGRALPDVRDGLKPVHRRVLYAMYDGGYRPTASFSKSSRVVGEVMGNYHPHGDAAIYDALARLVQWWSLRYPLVAGQGNFGTPGNLGPAAPRYTECKMAPLAMEMVRDIDEESVDFQDNYDGRNQEPVILPSRFPNLLVNGSEGIAVGMATRIPPHNLREVAAGVQWFLDHPDASREELLEALIQRIPGPDFPTGATILGRRGIEDAYRTGRGSITQRAVVSVEEIQGRQCLVVTELPYQVNPDNLADKIAQLVRDGQVSGIADIRDETSGRTGQRLVIVLKRDAVAKVVLNNLYKRTQLQDNFPANMLALVDGVPRTLSLDGFVRHWVEHQIDVIVRRSQFRLRKAEERLHILEGLLKAIDALDAVIALIRRSPTTDEARTGLMELLGVDEAQAEAILSLQLRRLAALERLKIQQESDELTARVADLKDIIADPARQRAIVSEELAEIVDKYGDERRTRILPFDGEVSAEDLIPEEEVVVTITRSGYAKRTRTDAYRSQHRGGKGVRGAALREDDVVDHFFVTSTHNWLLFFTNLGRVYRAKAYELPEGGRDAKGQHVANLLAFQPGEEIAQVMELSDYQQADYLVLATRRGLVKKTRLTEYDSNRSAGLIAVNLREDAEGNPDELVSAALLSAGQDLLLVSRHGQALRFHADDATLRPTGRATSGVTGMRFRDGDSLLAMDVVDPAWEDADLFVVTEGGYAKRTLATDYPVKGRGGLGVKVADLVEERGDLVGALTTAPTDEVMCIMASGKVVRSAVAEVSRTGRNTRGVTFAKPDAGDRIIAVARNAEDELDSSDEESASEPSADSAEQVADETGVDAAGPGADTVSSEDDESEVQA, encoded by the coding sequence GTGAGCGACGAGACCACCGAGCTCCCCGCCGTGGAGCCGACCGGAGACCGCATCCATCCGGTCGACCTCCAGATGGAGATGCAGCGCTCCTACCTCGACTACGCCATGAGCGTGATCGTCGGGCGCGCCCTGCCCGATGTGCGTGACGGGCTCAAGCCGGTTCACCGCCGCGTCCTGTACGCCATGTACGACGGCGGCTACCGCCCCACCGCCTCCTTCTCCAAGTCCTCCCGCGTGGTGGGCGAGGTCATGGGTAACTACCACCCGCACGGCGACGCCGCCATCTACGACGCGCTGGCCCGCCTGGTGCAGTGGTGGTCCCTGCGCTACCCGCTGGTGGCCGGGCAGGGCAATTTCGGTACCCCCGGCAACCTGGGGCCGGCCGCCCCCCGCTACACCGAGTGCAAGATGGCGCCGCTGGCCATGGAGATGGTCCGGGACATCGACGAGGAGAGCGTCGACTTCCAGGACAACTACGACGGCCGCAACCAGGAACCCGTCATACTGCCCTCGCGCTTCCCCAACCTGCTCGTCAACGGCTCGGAGGGCATCGCGGTGGGTATGGCCACCCGCATTCCCCCGCACAACCTGCGTGAGGTCGCCGCCGGCGTGCAGTGGTTCCTGGACCACCCCGACGCCTCCCGTGAGGAGCTGCTGGAGGCACTGATTCAGCGCATCCCCGGCCCCGACTTCCCCACGGGTGCCACCATCCTGGGACGACGTGGCATCGAGGACGCCTACCGCACCGGCCGCGGCTCCATCACCCAGCGGGCGGTGGTCAGCGTCGAGGAGATCCAGGGCCGCCAGTGCCTGGTGGTAACCGAGCTGCCCTACCAGGTCAACCCCGACAACCTGGCCGACAAGATCGCGCAGCTGGTGCGCGACGGGCAGGTCAGCGGCATCGCCGACATCCGCGACGAGACCTCCGGCCGTACTGGGCAGCGGCTGGTCATCGTGCTCAAGCGCGACGCGGTGGCCAAGGTGGTGCTGAACAACCTCTACAAGCGCACCCAGCTGCAGGACAACTTCCCCGCCAACATGCTGGCCCTGGTGGACGGCGTGCCGCGCACCCTGTCCCTGGACGGCTTTGTACGCCACTGGGTGGAACACCAGATTGACGTGATCGTGCGTCGCTCCCAGTTCCGGCTGCGCAAGGCGGAGGAGCGGCTGCACATCCTGGAGGGCCTGCTCAAGGCCATTGACGCCCTGGATGCCGTTATCGCACTGATCCGCCGCTCTCCCACCACCGATGAGGCCCGTACCGGGCTGATGGAGCTGCTCGGCGTCGACGAGGCCCAGGCCGAGGCCATCCTCTCCCTGCAGCTGCGCCGCCTGGCCGCCCTGGAGCGGCTCAAGATCCAGCAGGAGTCCGACGAGCTGACCGCCCGCGTGGCCGACCTGAAGGACATCATCGCCGATCCTGCTCGCCAGCGCGCCATCGTCTCCGAGGAGCTGGCGGAGATCGTCGACAAGTACGGCGACGAGCGCCGCACCAGGATCCTGCCCTTCGACGGGGAGGTCAGTGCCGAGGACCTGATTCCCGAGGAGGAGGTGGTGGTCACCATCACCCGCTCCGGCTACGCCAAGCGCACCCGCACCGACGCCTACCGCTCCCAGCACCGCGGCGGCAAGGGCGTGCGCGGCGCCGCCCTGCGCGAGGACGACGTCGTTGACCACTTCTTCGTCACCTCCACCCACAACTGGCTACTGTTCTTCACCAACCTGGGCCGCGTCTACCGCGCCAAGGCCTACGAGCTGCCCGAGGGCGGCCGCGACGCCAAGGGGCAGCACGTGGCCAACCTGCTGGCCTTCCAGCCGGGCGAGGAGATCGCCCAGGTCATGGAGCTGAGCGACTACCAGCAGGCCGACTACCTGGTGCTGGCCACCCGCCGCGGCCTGGTGAAGAAGACCCGCCTGACCGAGTACGACTCCAACCGCTCGGCCGGGCTGATCGCCGTTAACCTGCGTGAGGACGCTGAGGGCAACCCCGATGAGCTGGTCTCCGCCGCCCTGCTGTCCGCCGGGCAGGACCTGCTGCTGGTCTCCCGGCACGGCCAGGCGCTGCGCTTCCACGCCGACGACGCCACCCTGCGTCCGACCGGCCGTGCCACCAGCGGTGTGACCGGTATGCGCTTCCGCGACGGTGACTCGCTGCTGGCCATGGATGTGGTGGATCCCGCCTGGGAGGACGCTGACCTGTTCGTCGTCACTGAGGGCGGCTACGCCAAGCGCACCCTGGCCACCGACTACCCGGTCAAGGGTCGTGGAGGCCTGGGCGTCAAGGTCGCCGACCTGGTGGAGGAGCGCGGCGACCTCGTGGGCGCCCTGACCACCGCCCCCACCGATGAGGTCATGTGCATCATGGCCTCCGGGAAAGTCGTGCGCAGCGCCGTCGCCGAGGTCTCCCGCACCGGGCGCAACACCCGTGGCGTCACCTTCGCCAAGCCCGATGCAGGCGACCGCATCATCGCCGTCGCCCGCAACGCCGAGGACGAGCTTGATAGCTCCGACGAGGAGTCAGCCTCGGAGCCGTCGGCCGACTCGGCGGAGCAGGTGGCCGACGAGACCGGAGTGGACGCTGCGGGCCCTGGCGCCGACACGGTATCGTCTGAGGACGACGAGAGTGAGGTTCAGGCATGA